A genomic window from Punica granatum isolate Tunisia-2019 chromosome 2, ASM765513v2, whole genome shotgun sequence includes:
- the LOC116196407 gene encoding MLO-like protein 1, protein MAVAGETTLEHTPTWVVAAVCSVIVAISLGVERLLHYTGKYLKKKGQKPLFEALLKIKEELMLLGFISLLLTVFQDRIATICISEKASKEWLPCKLEEDAASTTSHFQAFFSSPGTSRRLLAEASSSTTSYCATKGMVPLLSATALHHLHIFIFVLAVTHVIICVLTILFGGAKIRQWRIWEDAIQKSESNPEDELKKFTHVQDHAFIRNRFLGIGKDLALLGWVHSFFKQFYASVTRSDYITLRLGFIKTHCRGNPKFNFHKYMIRALEADFKRVVGISWYLWIFVVVFLSLNVAGWHAYFYIAFIPCVLLLAVGTKLEHVINQLAHEVAEKHVAIEGDLVVQPSDNHFWFHRPKIVLYLIHIILFQNAFELAFFFFILVQYKFKSCIMGPIGYIIPRLVIGAFVQFLCSYSTLPLYAIVTQMGSSFKKAIFDEHIQEGITVWAQHARKNQMLKKAANASSHTNNNSQAGTKEAEMVLVDKDKEEAEGSQTRN, encoded by the exons ATGGCGGTCGCAGGGGAGACGACGTTAGAGCACACGCCCACGTGGGTGGTGGCAGCCGTCTGCAGCGTCATAGTGGCCATCTCTCTCGGCGTCGAGCGGCTCCTCCACTATACCGGCAAG TATCTCAAGAAGAAGGGCCAGAAGCCTCTGTTCGAAGCCTTACTGAAGATCAAAGAAG AGCTGATGCTCCTTGGATTTATATCACTGCTGTTGACGGTTTTCCAAGACAGAATCGCCACCATTTGCATCTCTGAGAAAGCATCCAAAGAATGGCTTCCTTGCAAGCTCGAAGAAGACGCTGCTTCCACCACTTCCCATTTTCAGgccttcttttcttctcctgGGACATCTCGTCGGCTCCTTGCGGAAGCTTCTTCTAGTACCACCTCTTACTGTGCTACGAAG gGGATGGTTCCATTGTTATCTGCGACTGCGCTCCATCATCTTCATATTTTTATCTTCGTGCTCGCTGTCACACATGTCATCATCTGTGTCCTCACCATTCTGTTCGGAGGAGCAAAG ATACGCCAGTGGAGAATCTGGGAGGATGCGATACAGAAGAGTGAATCCAATCCTGAAGATG agttgaagaagttcACTCATGTCCAAGATCATGCCTTCATCAGAAATCGTTTCCTGGGCATTGGGAAGGACTTGGCCTTACTCGGTTGGGTG CACTCATTCTTCAAGCAATTTTACGCTTCCGTCACCAGGTCCGATTATATTACCCTACGCCTGGGTTTCATCAAG ACTCACTGCAGGGGAAACCCAAAGTTCAATTTCCACAAGTACATGATACGAGCCCTCGAGGCAGATTTCAAGAGAGTTGTAGGAATAAG TTGGTACCTATGGATCTTCGTGGTCGTGTTTCTGTCGCTCAATGTTGCTG GTTGGCATGCATATTTTTACATAGCTTTCATTCCGTGCGTG CTCTTACTGGCAGTAGGAACGAAACTCGAGCACGTAATAAACCAGTTGGCCCACGAGGTCGCTGAGAAGCATGTGGCCATTGAAGGAGACTTAGTTGTTCAACCTTCGGACAATCATTTCTGGTTCCACAGGCCGAAGATCGTCCTCtacctcattcatatcattCTCTTCCAGAACGCATTCGAACtggccttcttcttctttatacTG GTCCAGTACAAATTCAAATCCTGCATAATGGGACCAATCGGATACATTATTCCGAGGCTAGTTATTGG GGCGTTTGTTCAGTTCCTTTGCAGCTACAGCACTCTTCCCCTCTATGCGATTGTCACGCAG ATGGGGAGCTCATTTAAGAAGGCAATATTCGACGAGCACATACAAGAGGGGATCACAGTGTGGGCTCAGCATGCAAGGAAGAACCAAATGTTGAAGAAAGCAGCTAATGCCTCTAGTCATACCAATAACAACAGTCAAGCGGGTACCAAGGAAGCCGAGATGGTGCTCGTCGATAAAGATAAAGAGGAGGCCGAGGGTTCCCAGACGAGAAATTAA